From a single Ciconia boyciana chromosome 4, ASM3463844v1, whole genome shotgun sequence genomic region:
- the PELO gene encoding protein pelota homolog, which produces MKLVRKDLEKDNAGQVTLIPEEPEDMWHTYNLLQVGDSLRASTIRKVQTESATGSVGSNRIRTTLTLCVEAIDFDSQACQLRVKGTNIQENEYVKMGAYHTIELEPNRQFTLAKKQWDSVVLERIEQACDPAWSADVAAVVMQEGLAHVCLVTPSMTLTRAKVEVNIPRKRKGNCSQHDRALERFYEQVVQAIQRHINFEVVKCVLVASPGFVREQFCDYMFQQAVKTDNKLLLENRSKFLQVHSSSGHKYALKEALCDPAVTSRLSDTKAAGEVRALDDFYKMLQHEPDRAFYGLKHVEKANEAMAIDTLLISDELFRHQDVATRARYVKLVDSVRENMGTVRIFSSLHVSGEQLGQLTGVAAILRFPVAELSDQEDESSSEED; this is translated from the exons ATGAAGCTGGTGAGGAAAGACCTGGAGAAGGATAATGCGGGGCAGGTCACGCTGATCCCCGAGGAGCCCGAGGATATGTGGCACACCTACAACCTGCTGCAGGTGGGTGACAGCCTGCGGGCCTCCACCATCCGGAAGGTGCAGACCGAGTCGGCCACGGGCAGCGTGGGCAGCAACCGCATCCGCACCACCCTCACCCTCTGCGTGGAGGCCATCGACTTTGACTCACAGGCCTGCCAGCTGCGGGTCAAGGGCACTAACATCCAAGAGAATGAGTATGTCAAGATGGGGGCCTACCACACCATCGAGCTGGAGCCCAACCGGCAGTTCACGTTGGCAAAGAAGCAGTGGGACAGCGTGGTGCTGGAGCGCATCGAGCAGGCCTGCGACCCAGCCTGGAGCGCCGATGTGGCAGCCGTGGTCATGCAGGAAGGATTGGCTCACGTCTGCCTGGTCACTCCAAGCATGACGCTTACCCGGGCCAAGGTGGAGGTGAACATCCCCCGCAAGCGGAAAGGGAACTGCAGTCAGCACGACCGGGCCCTGGAGAGGTTTTACGAGCAGGTGGTGCAAGCCATCCAGCGGCATATCAACTTTGAGGTGGTGAAGTGTGTACTGGTGGCTAGCCCAGGCTTTGTACGGGAGCAGTTTTGTGACTACATGTTCCAGCAGGCTGTCAAGACTGACAACAAGCTTCTGCTGGAGAACAGGTCCAAGTTCCTACAG GTCCACTCTTCCTCGGGACATAAATACGCATTGAAGGAAGCCCTCTGCGACCCAGCTGTAACTAGCCGTCTCTCTGACACTAAGGCAGCTGGTGAGGTCAGAGCCTTAGATGACTTCTATAAAATGCTGCAGCATGAGCCTGACCGGGCTTTTTATGGTCTAAAACATGTGGAGAAGGCCAATGAAGCCATGGCCATCGATACCTTGCTGATCAGTGATGAGCTTTTCCGGCACCAGGATGTTGCTACACGTGCCCGATATGTTAAATTGGTAGATAGTGTACGGGAGAACATGGGCACAGTACGTATTTTCTCCAGCCTTCATGTGTCTGGAGAGCAGCTTGGCCAGCTGACAGGGGTGGCAGCCATCCTGCGCTTTCCTGTTGCTGAGCTCTCTGACCAGGAAGATGAATCTAGCTCTGAAGAGGATTGA